From Rudanella lutea DSM 19387, a single genomic window includes:
- a CDS encoding alpha/beta hydrolase, giving the protein MKTPIAKLLLLTLTYLLAGSVWAAKVDTIDVPSASMNRTLRAAVVLPDRYVKAKKRDARPFPVLYLLHGGSGSFRDWLTKTPDKTLLHRLADQYNLIIVTPDGDPTSYYFDSPLVKSSQFETFISKELIEKIDNSYRTVRDKKGRVIAGLSMGGHGALFISSRHPELYAAAGSMSGVMNINTATWKVPAEFAKSRADNLARLLGPPQPGDAPYPDYTMVTLAERIKANKLPIMLDIGVDDFLIEGNRDLHRQLVANQTPHDYLERPGAHTWAYWDNALPYQVLFFSKILTANGVLVP; this is encoded by the coding sequence ATGAAAACCCCCATTGCCAAACTACTGCTCCTGACCTTGACCTACCTGCTGGCAGGGTCGGTGTGGGCAGCCAAAGTAGATACCATTGATGTGCCAAGCGCCAGCATGAACCGTACGCTGCGGGCGGCCGTGGTACTGCCCGACCGGTACGTGAAAGCCAAAAAACGCGACGCCCGGCCCTTTCCGGTCCTGTACCTGCTGCATGGCGGCTCGGGCAGTTTCCGCGACTGGCTTACCAAAACACCCGACAAAACCCTGCTCCACCGGCTCGCTGATCAATACAATCTCATCATTGTCACGCCCGACGGCGACCCTACGAGCTATTATTTCGATAGTCCGCTGGTCAAGTCGAGTCAGTTTGAGACATTTATCTCCAAAGAGCTAATCGAAAAAATTGACAACAGCTACCGCACCGTACGCGACAAAAAAGGCCGCGTGATAGCGGGCCTGAGCATGGGTGGGCACGGAGCCCTGTTCATCTCGAGCCGCCACCCCGAGCTGTACGCAGCGGCCGGGAGCATGAGTGGAGTAATGAACATCAACACGGCCACCTGGAAAGTACCGGCCGAGTTTGCCAAATCGCGGGCCGACAACCTGGCCCGGCTGCTGGGGCCACCCCAACCGGGCGATGCCCCCTACCCCGACTACACGATGGTCACGCTGGCCGAGCGAATCAAAGCCAATAAGCTGCCCATTATGCTCGACATTGGGGTCGACGATTTTCTGATTGAAGGCAACCGCGATCTGCACCGCCAACTGGTAGCCAACCAAACTCCGCACGACTACCTCGAACGGCCGGGCGCGCATACGTGGGCGTACTGGGACAACGCCCTGCCCTACCAGGTTCTGTTCTTCAGCAAAATTCTAACCGCCAACGGGGTGCTTGTTCCCTAA
- a CDS encoding carboxylesterase/lipase family protein, producing the protein MKKTLLPLLGGLLAVAATLAFRPTLRDTDPVAITGGRISGTYSAQGDVQIFRGVPFAAPPVGALRWKAPQPVQPWTGVRRCDAFGPSPVQGVPAPFGPWSAEYLIPKEPISEDCLYLNVWTQRRSGPKQPVLVWVYGGGFNSGGSGVPIYDGEAMARKGIVFVSFNYRVGSLGFFAHPELTRESGREASGNYGLMDQVAALRWVQQNITQFGGDPANVTIAGQSAGSMSVNCLVATPLAKGLFQKAIAQSGANMAAPGPSLSQAEESGLKLAQALGATSLADLRALPASQIIQKAQSIRGPIVDGYVLPEPIPAIFADRKQNDVALLTGWNEDEGMRFGPPQTADAYRKQIEQQQGPNAADFLKHYPATTDAEAATSQMRVSRDMIFGAQNYAWANLQSGQGKPVFVYRFRRKVPATGEYAQYGAFHTGEVAYAYDNLRFIDKSLRPLQPADDELARQMSAYWANFIRTGNPNGAGLPTWPVYSVASKQVLMLDTQINAQPLPDQAALDFLFKTMIRP; encoded by the coding sequence ATGAAAAAGACACTCCTACCCCTGCTCGGTGGCCTGCTGGCAGTAGCGGCTACGCTGGCGTTTCGGCCTACCCTGCGCGATACCGACCCCGTTGCCATAACCGGTGGCCGTATATCAGGGACGTATAGCGCACAGGGCGATGTTCAGATTTTCCGGGGGGTTCCGTTTGCGGCCCCGCCCGTAGGTGCCCTGCGCTGGAAAGCCCCGCAGCCCGTACAGCCCTGGACGGGTGTGCGCCGGTGCGACGCCTTCGGGCCAAGCCCCGTGCAGGGCGTACCTGCGCCGTTTGGTCCGTGGAGTGCCGAATACCTGATTCCGAAAGAACCCATAAGCGAGGATTGCCTCTATCTGAACGTCTGGACACAGCGCCGGTCGGGCCCGAAACAGCCCGTTCTGGTGTGGGTCTACGGCGGAGGCTTCAATAGTGGAGGCAGTGGGGTTCCGATTTACGACGGCGAAGCGATGGCCCGCAAAGGCATCGTATTTGTGAGTTTCAACTACCGGGTAGGCTCACTCGGCTTCTTTGCCCACCCCGAACTCACCCGCGAGTCGGGCCGGGAGGCATCGGGCAACTACGGCCTGATGGATCAGGTAGCAGCCCTCCGGTGGGTGCAGCAAAACATTACTCAGTTTGGGGGCGACCCCGCCAACGTCACCATCGCGGGGCAATCGGCCGGGTCGATGAGCGTGAACTGTCTGGTGGCTACTCCGCTGGCGAAAGGGCTTTTTCAGAAGGCCATCGCCCAAAGCGGTGCCAACATGGCCGCGCCCGGCCCCTCATTGTCACAAGCCGAAGAAAGTGGCCTGAAACTGGCGCAGGCCCTCGGGGCTACCAGCCTGGCCGACCTCCGGGCGTTGCCAGCAAGTCAGATTATTCAGAAAGCACAGAGCATCCGGGGGCCAATTGTGGACGGGTACGTGCTGCCCGAACCGATTCCGGCCATTTTTGCCGACCGGAAACAAAACGATGTGGCCCTGCTCACCGGCTGGAACGAAGACGAGGGGATGCGCTTTGGGCCACCCCAAACCGCCGACGCGTACCGGAAGCAGATTGAACAACAGCAAGGCCCCAACGCGGCCGACTTCCTGAAACACTACCCCGCTACCACCGATGCCGAAGCGGCTACCTCACAGATGCGGGTTTCGCGGGATATGATTTTCGGGGCGCAAAACTACGCCTGGGCTAACCTTCAGAGTGGGCAGGGGAAACCCGTATTTGTGTACCGGTTCCGGCGGAAAGTACCCGCCACGGGCGAGTACGCCCAGTACGGCGCATTCCATACCGGCGAGGTAGCCTACGCCTACGACAATCTGCGGTTTATCGACAAAAGCCTACGCCCCCTGCAACCCGCCGACGACGAACTGGCCCGCCAGATGTCGGCGTACTGGGCCAACTTTATCCGCACCGGCAACCCCAACGGCGCAGGCTTACCCACGTGGCCCGTGTACTCGGTAGCCTCGAAACAGGTGCTGATGCTCGACACCCAGATTAATGCCCAGCCCCTGCCCGACCAGGCCGCGCTCGATTTCCTGTTCAAAACCATGATTCGTCCCTAA